DNA from Prunus persica cultivar Lovell chromosome G6, Prunus_persica_NCBIv2, whole genome shotgun sequence:
aaaaaaaatatttagaaaaggtatacataattaattattccGATCTCTTGAACTACAGAGGTTTAAGAGATTTATGCTAACTCactgttggatgtaaattcaacggttcactcactcttgcactcattttaagaaacttttttgaactgttggatccaacggtgggtgaccacaatctttTGGACCCCTATGAACTGGCGATATTTATCATCcgttttgaattttgtaaaacaaaaaataaaattgttttttggttcaaaaaaataaaaattgttaacatacATGTTaacagttaaaaaaaaaattgtaaaccaAATGGATGGTCACTTTAcagatttttcaattttggatCAGGAAAAGATTTATTTGTGGGTccgtaaaaaagaaaaaggcaaaaaaaaggttatttcttggaaaataaaacattCTTTGAAAGGTTGACTTTGTTTCGTCGTGGTTCTCCCGCCGCTAGTTCTGACTTTCCAGAGAAAAACAGCCCACCCCCCTTCTCGTTTCCTCCCTCctttcctcctctctctctctctctctctctctctctctctctctctctccgatcACTttttagagaagaagaagtagaAAGCCTCTTTTACCttgtactctctctctccctctttctctctcggTCCTTCTGGGAAAGTCTCCCGTATTTCCCCAAATCTCAGGTGGTAGATTTATGGATTTGAGATGCAAATTTGGAGCATGGGAGTTAGCCAAGTTTTTTAAAGTTATCAAATTTCCTGCAATTTGGGTGAATTCTCAGCCGTCAGATCGATTAACGCCTTGGAGTAATCTTCCCAAATAACAACTAAGTATCggatttcatatatataaagtaaggTACTTTTTTGATGCTATCTTCATTCATGTTAATGGGTTTCATCTCTctgttgcttttttttttttttttttgagtaatTTTTTTAGCTTCTTTTAGCCATATGAGTTTCAACTCTCTGCTTGAAATTCTGTTCTTTTATAtggattttttaaaactcattGAAGCCTTTATATGCAGTATAATTATGTGTAAACACAACCCATtccatatttttttctccCACAAATCTTAATTTTAAACCACGACTTGCTTTTACTCACACTCGTTGTGTATTTGTTCTGTTCAAGAATTTTGATTATGAAGTAAGAAAGCTTTTGCATTTGTAATTTTATGATCACTTGCATGCCATGTCTCCGAGAAATCTGTATCTCTGAGTTGTTGGTATATTGTGTGCAAGTTATAGACTTGTCCTGGTAGCAAAGTGACTTGGACTGAAAAAGTTTTTGACATCATTTTGTTACTTGGCTTGAGATGACTGTTGCTTCTATATGTTTATGTAGGAAGATGTCACGGGGGTGGGCTAAGTCTGGTGGTTGGGCTGCCTTTGACCTTAAGCAGCGCCAGAAACAAGGCCTTGAGCCTCAAACTGACACGGACCATTTCCCACCTATACTGACCACTCTCCCCTCTCTGCATCCTTGCGAAAACGTATCAAGGAATAATGACCTTTCAGGCAGGCCTTTCTCTTGTGTACTCCATCCTGTAGATTTTCCAACTTCGACAGAGAATAGGGATGGCAAAAGACCCTTATTATATGGTGATTCTAGTGGCACTTCCATGGAAGATAATAGATCTTCCAAGAAGAAGATCATGGATCTTTACCCTTGGGCTGACGATAGCTTGATTGAGGATATTATGGCTGCAGTGGGTGATGATATTACTAAGGCCTCAACATTATTGAAAGCAATGGTTTCCCCCAGCAGCTTTGAAGAGAATAAGGAAACTGacatttcaaaaataaattccaaTTCTGATATTTATCAAAGTGATAAAACAAAGCATACAAGTTTTCCTCTAGAATCTGCTGCTGACATAGCTGACCTCAACTCTACTTTTGAGAAATGTCTGGAAGAGAATAACATTGAATTGTTAAATGCCCATGATTTCTGTGGGAAAAATCTCCCAAATGATGCTGCAACTATGAAACTGACTCTGGGGAGTTTGGAGTCAGTACCCGTTGAACCTGAGTGGGAAGAGGATGATGTTTACTTGAGGCATCGAAAAGATGCATTAAGAATGATGAGGTATGCATGCTGTTCATGAATTTGCAGGATCTAATATTAGATAAGGATCTGTTTTTGCACACTCTATGGTAGCATTGAAATTTTCCTTGTCTTAAATAAACAGGTCAGCATCTCAGCACTCTAAGGCTGCCACTAATGCCTTTGTAAGAGGTGACCATTTTTCTGCCCAGCGACACTCAAACAAGGCTCGAGAGGAATGGTTGGCTGCTGAAAGCCTTAATAACAAGGCagccaaaaaaattttaaatatcaGGAATAGCAAAAATGATGTATGGAAACTGGATCTACATGGTCTTCATGCATCAGAAGCAATTCAAGCCCTGCGTGAACACCTGCAGCGAATTGAAACCAAAGTTCTATCTAATCATTCAGTGTCACCAAACAAAGTTAGGATGGAAAAGAGGATTATACGTTCTTCGTCACTCGAATCTTTTAATTGTATGGACACGGAGAAATTGGATCAACAAAAGGCACCATCAACGCAAAGACCAACATCCTTGCAAGTTATCACAggtatttgtttaatttaacgCTGTTTATAGTTTTATATGAcataataaacaaaatcacTGAGCATTTAAAAGTATATGTTTGCTGCTTTTCGTATGCTCAAGTACCAATATTTGAATACACTTTAAATGACCTCATTTATCAATATGAATTGTTGTTAAGTAATCCTTAGCTAGCATTACTGCATGAATTTCTTGCAGTAATTTTGTGTGTGATTTTGTGGTAATTAGtcagttttataaaaaaaatttttgtcaaaaattaTCTTCATGTCTCAAAATCCTAGTTTTTGGATTTTATACTTTATGTTGACATAGGATTATTTAGgacaaacttgtttgtttttttcgccttttgttttttgattttttcttcatgaacAATTTATTCAATGGGATCAGGGTTCCTTTCCTTCCCTTATAGAATTAGGATTCCAGTGAAGGCAACTTTTAAATAAACACATAAGGGAATCACTTAACCCGAATTGAATAAGTTGAGCTAGATTCTAATCATTACAATGTCTTCTTTAGAGTTAGGATGGGAATGTGTTACCCCTAATTGGCTAACAGTTATAGTATGCAACTGAGTTCTGTGTTTGTATTTGCAGGTATAGGTAATCATAGCCGAGGACAGGCTGCACTTCCAACAGCTGTGGGAAGTTTCCTCAACGATAACGGGTGATGCATCTTTCTCTGTGCAAATGCACTTATAATTGACAGAATGGATACCTAGTTTTCTTTAGTTTCTTGATATGATTGGGTTTAATAAGCTAGCAGTGGTATAGTTTAGTTAGTTTGTGTaaatgatgaaattttttgtattgCAGATATCGTTTTGAAGAGTTGAGGCCAGGTGTAATCACTGTTCGACCCAAGTTTCGTCATAGGTGATTCATCAAGTAACCAAATCAGTGATGATGTAAAATATGTTATTGCAGAAGAGTCTTCTGCACTTCATTCTTTAGACTAATTCATGCCCAGTAGAAATCAGGCAGTTTCCTTCTCGTTGTTGGAAACATATTTATGTGATCAGGTGTAAAGATTTAGTTTTGTATGATTAATAAGTAAGATACTTGTAGCAGAActatttatatgaaatttaaaGTTGCAATTTAGAACTTCTAAATTCTAAGTTTATTTCTCACATGTAATCTTTCTTTATTAatacaaacaagaaaattgcCATGTGTCCATATAAAAATTCTGACTTTTATCCAGATTTTAAGtttatttctcttcttcaagCGTATAGTAAAGAATTAAAGGCTTAATATTACAAAATGTCcctaaggtttacgaaactatcagattgcatccttcttgtttttttttttttgtgtcatttgTGGTCTTCAAGGTTAATAAACCGAATGCAATTTGATAGTTTCATAAACCTTGGGGACATTTTTTGATATTAAACCAGAATTAAATAGGggaaaagcccaaaaaaaaaaaaaagaagcttttTAACCTACCAAAgctcaatgttttttttttgagtgctgctaaacgaaccctaaaattaactgagtacaccttatgatctaagtacaccctaatattttaattaaaatgtaaaattaactaagtacaccctataaaactaccaaaaatacccttggtacaccctaatatttgtagcattattttatagttgattttcagcttgatttttttaatagtgttTATAAGTCTTTGACTTTTCATATAGATTTGTGCTTCTACTAAAACTGTTAATACtttttttgcaattccaagttcTTTCAATCACCACCTCTTTCGTTAAAAACACAATAGGACAAACAATCTTTTGATTAGAGTTGAATATGgttagtagggtgtacttactaaaattatatttgtttcacaattccatatatccttttagtcattttatattagggtaaatcagtaattcaatatatacttttataGTATGATGTaatcagttaattttagggttcgtttaacatcactttgttttttaaggttcaaaacaaaaccaaaacttaaGCATTGAACTAAATTGTTCTTTTTGGACATCGAATCTTTTCAGTCTCACAAATTTCTCGGCCTGACACGTAAGCGTGGAAGTGGCCAAAGCAATCTCATGCTTACAAACTAAAATACCTTTGTGGCGCGACACGGCCCGGGAGAGTGCTCGCAGCCAATGAGGAGCCTCCGTTCTCTAAAACACTAATCCTCCTAATTGCCACGTGTCCTCGCCACCTCCACCCCTTTCCCTccctttctttatttctgtttCGCTCCTTCACAAAATAACCTTATTTTCCTCATTTTCATCTTCCTCCCACTCCAGCAGACtttctgtcttcttcttcttcttcttcttcaatctcttcctctctccgGCCATGAAAATTGGGGCTTAGggtttgatcaaattctcGATTCTTTCCAACAATGGCTATTTGCTCTCTACCTATTCCGGAACTCACCTTTCTCTCACCACAGACCACTCCCAAACGCCGCCTTTCTGTTTCAAGAGTTTCTCTTtctaaaatctctctctccgGATACCCGAGGTGTGGTATTCAGTCCCGAATCAGAGCGAGTAAAGAGGACGGCCTTGTGGTTGAAGAGAGGGAAGCCGAATTGATCAAGAAAGTGAATGGCGTGGAGTTGAGTGGAAATGGAGCTGGTGTTAGTACTAGTGGTAGCAGTTACGGGAGCAATGGCTCAGTGAAGAAGTACTCGAATGGAAGTGTGAATGGGGTGAGTAATGGGAGCTTGGTGAAGTTCGTGAATGGCAATGGCGTGGCAGCGGAAGTGGTGGAAGAATTTGAAGTTTTGGAGTCGAAggaggaaggaaggaagaagaatatAGAAGAAATTGGAAAGGAAGATGCGTGGTTTAAGCGGACAGGGCAACCAAAAGTCGAGGTATGATTCCATGATATTGATTTATTGGCGTTCCGTTGGGTTGTCTTTGAGGAAGTGTCTGAACTTGGAAACTAAGTTAGTACTTTGAACTTGGAGTTGGTAAGAAAACTTCAATTTTGAATGTAGAGGCGAGATGTCGATATAGGTTTGGGAATATCAATTGAAATCCAAACTGGTTAGGTTGCACAAACAGAAAAATTATTGACCTACATTTGGAATTTGTGGACTAGAATTGCAATTTATAGTACCCGAGGCTTTGCCACCTAAAATGCAGTTTCAATGCTGTCGTGTTACTCCCTGTACAAAAAATGCGTCATCTTACTTAAGATGTAGAGAGAAGTTATAAAATTGAGTAATCTATAGGGTAGTGGCTCCAATGGCATAGTAAGatgatatttttcttattactATTTTGGATATCGTAAtatttccattatttttttctttgtacttTTCATTAGGATTACAAATTTCACCATTTTCTGTATCTGTTGTTTTGCGTTGATTgcagggtttagggtttcaaTTTtagccttaatttttttatatagcaTTCAAGCAGTATCTATTAAGGAAACAATCATTGACAAAGTATTCATAGTAATACTGATGGTTTAAGTTACTCCTAAGCTAGCCCAATTTAATGGTATGGGGATGGGATATAGGGTGGTTAACAAGAGAAatagaaactgaaacaaaagTGGTTCAGGAAAATCTTTTTAAGGAGATCATTGTTCTTTATAGAGGTCCAGTTCAGGCTTTAATGATAAATAGATGCTTCTAGTACTTTATTGCAAACAATATTGCGTGTAAAGTAGCTTcatgcaaagattttgagttggCTGTATTATATTGAGATGGCttagttttctaattttatagGTTGCTTCATTTGTATTTGAGTTTTGGTATGTGCACATGTGTGCCATATTATTATGGTACTATTTGGTTTTTGCAGGTTTCTGTTGCACCTGGTGGCCGTTGGAGTAGATTCAAAACTTACTCGACAATTCAGAGGACCTTGGAAATATGGGGATTTGTTCTAACATTCCTCATAAAGGCGTGGTTGAACAATAGAAAATTCACTTACAAAGGTTAGTCACTTCCAGTataatgaaattttaaaaagtcaaATGCATAAATTCTTCATTTTTACTTTCCAAGTGagaaataaaccaaaaatgtAAGAAGTATTTCAAACAGGGATGTCCTTGCAAATTGCATGTAATAACAGTTGTAGAGACTTATTCCCACATCCTATAAATGCTTTCTAATTCTACAATATATTAGATATTGAAGAGGAACAAGCTATTCAAGTTGGCAGCATTCATCCCAACGCTTTTTAGATatcattttgtgaaattatgTACGACATTTAAAGAAACTGAGGGTAGCAGTGCCGCGGCAGCATCCATGTCATAAGGGCATTGACATGGAAAACACTCTAAAAAGGACGGGGTTCTGCCTCTGTGGCAGTGCCGACTCCCCCATACAATATCTAGAAaaagacaaataaaaaattatggatgaGCTGAGCAGTTTGGGTATGATAATAACACCGCctgatagttttttttttgtttctcagaAAAGAATGGCTCACAGCAATTATTTATTCTCAGCATAAATTGATTTTTGTTGGAATCTAGAATCTTTTAACTAGGCATCCATCTTTAAGGTAGCTGGACTATGTAGTATTTGGTGCTTGCATCTAATTTAAGGGAAACAAATGTTCAGGGGGAATgacagaggaaaagaaaaccttGAGGCGTAAGGCCCTTGCCAAGTGGCTGAAGGAGAACATTTTGAGATTAGGTCCAACATTCATCAAAATTGGCCAGCAGTTCTCCACAAGAGTGGACATTCTTGCTCAAGAATATGTTGATCAATTGTCAGAACTTCAGGTCGGAAATGCTTTAATTCAATGTCATTGAGATTGCATTATTCCTTCTGTATGCTTCTGTTCTTGTATCCTACTCCTAATGTGTAACTCTGTTAATTTCTTCCTGGTCAACAATTATTTGTTGGACATGAAGCCTTGCACTCGAgatgtgtttttatttatttatttcactCTCTTTGTTTAAAAGTTGGCCATGCAAGAAGATGGGATTTGTTAGGTGATAAACATAGATTTCTCCGCCTTCTTACGTGCCTGGGTTGTGGCGCTAGgtgttttaataaataaacttatcaaaatttgaaaagaaaaattatagcTTTTGAGAAGGTAgaagaaatcacatttttattttcagtacTTGACCTAAAATTGCATTTTGCTTAATATGGCAATCTAATAATTTTTGTATGGGTTAGTACTATACCGTGCTGATATATTATTATGCATTTGACTCTAAGCATTCCGAATATGTAACTACGTCAtgaaatatatgtttttttaaatcatgTAAACTAGCTTAGTGTGTAACTTTTATCCACGTTTGACTCTGAGCATGCCGAATATGTAACAACAACgtatgtttttttaatcaacTAAACCTCGCTTAGTGTCTCAAATTTtcccatttgttttctttcgtTTCTACTTTCTATATTATACTATTTATCCAATCAGCTATTTGGAAGTAGAGGCAATTTCGTTTTTTTCTTATCCTTTCTCAAACATGCTCAGTTGCCTATCTTTTGTAAATTGTTGATTCTTAAGGCATAACTAAGTCACAGTTTAATTTCAGGATCAAGTTCCTCCTTTCCCATCAGATACAGCTATTTCTATTGTTGAAGAAGAGCTTGGTGCTCCTTTGAAAGATATATTTGATCGATTTGACTATGAACCAATAGCCGCTGCTAGTCTTGGTActtcttatttcatttctatGATTTCTGACACTGAAATTTGTGCAATCAACATATTaatattcctttttctttaaaatgaaTGAGAAATCAGAGAATGAACCTATAGCTCAATTGTTTTTTGGTTATGAATTTGATAAGAGATGAAATATGAGAATGTGGTATCATCCCTTATGCAGGTCAGGTCCACCGTGCAAGATTGAAGGGACAGGAAGTTGTTGTTAAAGTACAGAGGCCTGGACTGAAGGATCTTTTCAATATTGATCTTAAGAACCTGAGGGTCAGTTTTTCATATTGGCTTACGATTCTAGATTAGTAActaattctgggtttttttaatgttttatattTGCTCACAAGGAGATTGGAACCTAGGATCTACCCTCACCCCACCCATCCATGCCAGCCAATTGAGCTAAGGTCATGGGCAATGCTTGGGGTAATTTAGGTTATCATGGATTTATCTTATCATAGTTGGAttcctttttatgtttttttcccCACTTTGATCGACTTGCCAAAGTTGTGAATTTCCATTTTATGTCTTTGTTGGCATACATTAATTTACTATGTCAACTGTATCATTGGAAACTGATAATGGTCTCGCTACTCAGTTTTGTTCTCTTGTGTGTGTATGTTCTTGTTTTACTTTGTTGTACATGAAACATGAACGGTTCCTCTTGATCTCATGAGGGGTATGGAAATTCTGATGAGCTTCGACATATTGgtcattttattttccagGTAATTGCAGAATACCTTCAAAAAATTGACCCGAAGTCTGATGGTGCGAAGAGGGATTGGGTTGCTATCTATGATGAGTGCGCAAATGTCTTATATGAGGTATTGAGATCCCCCTTGATTGCTTTAATCTTTTACAGTTTTCATATTACTATTTAGTAAATGGGTAGCTAATAACTTTGAAGTTTTCCAGGAGATTGATTACACCAAGGAAGCTGCTAACTCTGAACTATTTGCAAGTAACTTCAGAAACATGGATTATGTTAAAGTCCCAACAATAGTATGGGAATACACTACACCACAGGTTTAAGCTTCCagcaataattaatttttagcTGGTAGAACATTAACAAGTTTGTTATTATGATTGTCTTTCTAAAATCCAACTTcctgcattattattattaggttCTGACAATGGAGTACGTCCCAGGGATCAAAATTAACAAGATAAAAGCTATAGATCAATTGGGCATTGATCGGCAAAGgtcaatataatttcatgtcTTATATATCCTGGTTAAAATCATGTTAATGTGACCTCTTCTTATCACTCCTGATGCTTCTTATATCAATTTGAACTTCCTCAGGTTGGGTCGATATGCTGTCGAATCATACTTGGAGCAAATTCTGTCTCATGGATTTTTTCATGCCGATCCTGTGAGTTTTTGctgttttattcaatttttggtGCTGACACATGTTTACGATGTCAATAAAAGTGGAATTTCAAATGGAATTcgaagattttaaaaaaaaatccctccAGCGTATTTTACTCGCACAAACCTCACCTCATACCAAGTACAGGGCTGTTAGGGACCAACTTTCATGCTATTTTAGGTGTGAACGATGTGAGCATGGACACAAATAGTTTTGGTTCTATTGGCATAATAGAagtgcaacaaaaaaaaaaaaacaaaaacaaaaaaacaaaaaaacagtaGAAGGAAAAAGGGCAGAGCAGAAAAGCAGTATAGGGTCATAGCATCGATGGGTATAATGGCAAGGAGGTAGTGGTTCCAATAATAGGCTACAGCAACAGCTGGTGGTAGTTGAAGAGATATGCTTGATTTTCTCTCAATAACTATTGGGGCAGTGGTATGGTAAAAGTGCGGTAGCACTGATGTTGGTTTTATTGTTGGCTGAGATAGTGATTATGTTTGTGTGGGTCCCAGGTTAGTCTTGGTAGTGCTTTTGGCGCTATGAGAGGGGGTTTTGTTGCTTTAAAATTTCCATCTCTATTCGTTGCCTtgtatttaataattaatactGGGAAAACCTCAGAAGTGTGATGTGGATGTGGATGTGCATGTAAGAGGAGTACCACTCCTCATCCATGGTAAGAGTATTTGACATTATGCCCTCCTGTGGTTCCATTCTCGCTGTGATTGTTCACTTACACATCCTCAAGGAAAATACTAAACATGTCTGCTGTATTTTGTAGTCCAAAATGCAATCCCGAGACAATTGTGTCATATGAGGAAAGAAATAATGAGCGTAATAGTTAAACGAAACAGGTCGTTCTTAGATGCTTAGGTAATCCCTCATGGCTGCACATTGGAGTAATAATGATTAGATTCATGTTCTCTAATCTCCTAGCTGTAAGATAGCCCATAGTGAGCTTTTCTGATTCCCACTTTCTCGAATTCATAGGGTCAATATTTATGTTGCACACGAAAAAGCAGAGGTCTTCCTGTTTCTTGATTACATATACTGGCATTTAATATCACCTGCCAATGTGTAACCACAACTTTGTTTTACCCTTGATGCAGCATCCTGGAAATATTGCCGTGGATGATGTCAATGGTGGAAGATtgattttttatgattttggaATGATGGGAAGGTATTTCCTTTTGTGCTTGCTAATCTACAATTGACCAATAACCACTCTgaagcttttatttatttctgaatgtatttttcatatttgtatcTTGCAGTATCAGTCCAAACATTAGAGAAGGTTTGCTGGAAACATTTTATGGAGTTTATGAGAAGGATCCAGATAAGGTTTTTTAAtcgtttccttttgttttaatatttgaaggaTAGTAGCCCCCGATCATGGTTAGGGCTACAAAATTACTAAATTGACTTGAATTAATTATACCATGGTTCCATTTTGTGTCTATGATCCACCAATTGATGGAAACTATTTATACTGGTGCAGGTCCTTCAGGCAATGATTCAGATGGGTGTTCTTGTGCCTACTGGAGATATGACAGCTGTGAGACGAACAGCACTATTCTTTCTTAACAGGTGCTTTCGATAGAGAGGAAACAGAAAATTTGAATATAGCATGGGTCCCTTTTTCgcttattaatatttttgtttagtcgttttttttgggttaaaattttaaattcccTGATGTTGAACAATTCAAGAGCTACTTGGCCAATAATGCTTCTGTGGCAAATcagaattttataaatatgactGGTAGTGATGCATAAACTTGCAACGTGCAACATAAGACCAACTATATCATCTTTTGGTTTGAGTGGAGTTTTTATTTAGGTTGGTCTGCTGTCATGCTTGCATCAGTCATGAACGAACGATTCTATTATTTCTGTAGTTGTACATTGTCTTATGGCCTGGGGCATAATTTTCATTGACTGACAGCCTGTTATCCTTGGATGTAAGCAAGCTGTTAGGTTAAAACATACCTTGTTTACTTTGATTAGTGATTCCAAAGTGAGAGGTAGATAAGTCTCAGCAGAAGAACAAGTTTCAAATCTTTGCTCTATTTCTTGAATTCTTTTCTGAATGCTGAAATTTTGCAGTTTTGAAGAGCGTCTTGCTgcacagagaaaagagaaagaaatggcAACAGCGGAACTTGGGTTTAAAAAGCCATTGAGCAAGGAGGAAAGgatagagaaaaagaaggaaaggctTGCTGCAATTGGTAATTAACCTGGTTTGAAATCTAGTATCCATGATACGGCGCTATACCTGACTATAGTTTTGGAATTTCGCAACTAACTATTTTGGAATTTCGCAACTAACTATTTGATTTGGAGGCTCAGCTCAGTTTGCAATCAATAGCATGATAGGCATGAGAGTTTAAGTCAAGTCCTGCGTTTAAAGACATTTTTTTGCCGATAGAAATAATTGTATATAGCTTTACAGTGTCCAGCTTCTTGTTTAATTTAGTAATAAGAACTGCTTTCGAGTGGCTGATCATTTATACTGGGACCAATTCATGGCATGTCTAGTTTGAGACACAGTCGGGAAAGTCTCTAGGATTAACTAGTAGTTTAAAAGACTTCTCAGTCCATATGTATGTATAAGTTAGTAAATGTAATGTGACCCGCTTACTTTATTTGGTTTACAATTGAATAAGTAAATT
Protein-coding regions in this window:
- the LOC18772827 gene encoding uncharacterized protein LOC18772827; amino-acid sequence: MSRGWAKSGGWAAFDLKQRQKQGLEPQTDTDHFPPILTTLPSLHPCENVSRNNDLSGRPFSCVLHPVDFPTSTENRDGKRPLLYGDSSGTSMEDNRSSKKKIMDLYPWADDSLIEDIMAAVGDDITKASTLLKAMVSPSSFEENKETDISKINSNSDIYQSDKTKHTSFPLESAADIADLNSTFEKCLEENNIELLNAHDFCGKNLPNDAATMKLTLGSLESVPVEPEWEEDDVYLRHRKDALRMMRSASQHSKAATNAFVRGDHFSAQRHSNKAREEWLAAESLNNKAAKKILNIRNSKNDVWKLDLHGLHASEAIQALREHLQRIETKVLSNHSVSPNKVRMEKRIIRSSSLESFNCMDTEKLDQQKAPSTQRPTSLQVITGIGNHSRGQAALPTAVGSFLNDNGYRFEELRPGVITVRPKFRHR
- the LOC18772235 gene encoding uncharacterized protein LOC18772235, producing the protein MAICSLPIPELTFLSPQTTPKRRLSVSRVSLSKISLSGYPRCGIQSRIRASKEDGLVVEEREAELIKKVNGVELSGNGAGVSTSGSSYGSNGSVKKYSNGSVNGVSNGSLVKFVNGNGVAAEVVEEFEVLESKEEGRKKNIEEIGKEDAWFKRTGQPKVEVSVAPGGRWSRFKTYSTIQRTLEIWGFVLTFLIKAWLNNRKFTYKGGMTEEKKTLRRKALAKWLKENILRLGPTFIKIGQQFSTRVDILAQEYVDQLSELQDQVPPFPSDTAISIVEEELGAPLKDIFDRFDYEPIAAASLGQVHRARLKGQEVVVKVQRPGLKDLFNIDLKNLRVIAEYLQKIDPKSDGAKRDWVAIYDECANVLYEEIDYTKEAANSELFASNFRNMDYVKVPTIVWEYTTPQVLTMEYVPGIKINKIKAIDQLGIDRQRLGRYAVESYLEQILSHGFFHADPHPGNIAVDDVNGGRLIFYDFGMMGSISPNIREGLLETFYGVYEKDPDKVLQAMIQMGVLVPTGDMTAVRRTALFFLNSFEERLAAQRKEKEMATAELGFKKPLSKEERIEKKKERLAAIGEDLLAIAADQPFRFPATFTFVVRAFSVLDGIGKGLDPRFDITEIAKPYALELLKFREAGVEVVLKDLRNRWDRQSRAFYNLFRQADRVEKLAEIIQRLEQGDLKLRVRTLESERAFQRVATVQKTVGNAVAAGSLINLATILYINSIRFPAIVAYVLCAFFGLQVLIGIIKVKKFDERERLITGTA